A stretch of DNA from Candidatus Thioglobus sp.:
ATGATGAGATTGAGGCGTTTCATTGGCAGGCATTAAGCCTAAATGACGCTCATCAATAATTAACTCTTTTGATCGGCGAATTGAGCCAATAACATCAAGGTCTGTGTAATGCTCGATAGCTTGAATAAGCTTTGATTCATGGCGCTCGCCCGCTACTTTATTTAAGATAACGCCAGTAATATTAACATCGGTATCAAATGCTTGATAGCCTTTAACCAATGCTGCAACACCACGTGTAATACCAGTAGAATCTATCACTAATACCACTGGCAGGTTAAGAAGCTTCGCTAGATCAGCGTTTGCATCGCCGCCAGTGACACTCATGCCGTCATATAGACCTTTATTACCTTCGATGATAGAAATATCAGCTGTTGAATTTTTATCACCATATAACTGCAGAATTTCTGATTCAGTCATATTGTAGAAATCTAAATTGTAACAAGCTCTACCACTGGCCTGTGAAAGCCAGATTGGATCAATATAATCAGGGCCTTTTTTAAAAGGCTGGACGGATAATTTTTGCGCCTTCAGAGCGCCACAAATCCCCAGACTAACAACTGTTTTACCTGAGGATTTGTGTGCTGCGGAAAGATAGATGGACATGAACTGCCCTACTTTAAGCGCTTGTTAGCTTTTATGGTGCGGATCAGCAACATTGTCAGCTAAACTTTCTGGCAAGAAAGGTAACACCTTAACCAGAAAAGCAATTGCAATTATGGCCACTGCCAAACCGCCCAAACCTAGCATTAATTCGGGCAATGTAGGTGCATACAAAGCGATAGCCCCGTAGCCTTCTAAAATTTCTTTACCAGGGAATAATTCCATTGGATATGCCTGACCACCAACAATAATAACGTAGAGTTGTGCAATGCCACCTAAAATGACCAATACTGAAGCAAGGCCTAACATGGAGCGATTACCCTTAGTAGAGGGAGAGTAAAGCAGCGCCAATGGTATCAAGCTACCCAGAATAATTTGACCATACCAAAATAGTTGCGTGTAGATGCCGCCATCCATTAAGACAAAGTTTTCAACACCTGAATTCTCAGCCAAATATAGATTACCTAAATGATAAACAGCAACAAAATATAAAACAGCTGCAACAAATACACCCAGTAAATTACTCAAGCGGCTAACAATAGCATCGCCCAATGCGCGATCTGTCCATTTGTAGCTTGCCATTAAGACTAATACAAAAAAAGCCAGGCCAAAGGAAAAGGACATTACTATAAACATTGGCGCCATAATAACAGCATCATAAGCTTGTCGCGCTACTAGAAAACCAAAAATTGAACCGGTACCTGTTGTTAAAATTAAACGCCACGTAAAGGCAGCAATACCAACTTTACGACTGTACTTATTCATGCGACGTTCAAACATCATCCATAAATAAATACCGACAATTAGGAAGAAACCGTTATATAAAATAATATTCCAAGCAAAAATAGACCCGAAGTTGTATTCGGTCATGGCTATGATTAGACGGTCAGGGCGACCCAAATCTAACACTAATACCATTAAACCACCTGCTAGCAGCGCTAAAGCCACAAGGGCTGATAAACGAGATAACGGCTTATATATTTTTTTATTAAAAACTGAGGCAATAGATGCAATATTAAGTGCACCAGATGCAGCTACAATTAAGAACAAGGCAAACACATGAGGTAAGCCCCAAACAATATGATTACTCATACCTGTAACATGATGGCCATTGTGTTCCATAAAGTAAACACTACCCAATGCAGCTAAAATAAAAGCGCCTAGACCTGCAACCAATGCATAAAAACCTAAACTCTTACCTTGTGTTTGCTCGTAACGAATAATGCTCATAAACTTCTCTTAAATTCCACTGTAACGTACGGCCGTATTTAGATTTAAATCTGCACGGATTTGTGTACTTTGAACTCTTTTTAATGTCTGATGGATGTTGCTAGTTACATCTAGTAAATCACCAAAAATAACTGCATCACTATTAACTGCTTCAACACAAGCCGGCTGTCCGCCTTTATCAACCTTATGAACACACATCGTACAAGATTCAACAGTACCCTTGCCTCGTGGCATGTGTTCTTTTTGATTAGTAATATCTTCATGAACAAAAGAACGTGCATCATATGGACAAGCCATCATGCAATAACGACAACCAATGCATCGATGCTTATCAACCAAAACGATACCATCTTCACGCTTCATAGAAGCGTTGGTTGGACAAACATCTACACAAGGTGGCTCTTCACAATGTTGGCACATTAAAGCAAGATTACTGATACGTTGAGTGGCAGTATCCTTTACTTTAATTTTTTTAATCCAACTAGCTTTTTGATCACCTGTCGAGTGAGTTTCATCACCCCAACCATGCTCTTTTTGACAAGCAGTAACCATGCCATCAATATCAGATTCAGTCAATCGATTAGTGTCAACTAACATTCCCCAACGCTTTTCATTAGTTACTGGATTTTCATTGGCATTAGCATAGGTAGTTAAAGTAATTCCAGCACCTAACGCAGCAACACCAGCAGTTGTCGCAGTTGTCGCCTTGATAAAGTCACGACGATTAATTGTACTATCCATTATTTATCTCCTTCTGCAGGGGTTGTCCTATGACAGCCAAAACAATCAACTGATATCGCCACCTTTTTATGACAAGTGGAGCAAAATTGTTCACTGGCATCAATTGCATGATAATCATTTGATTGATCTTTTTTACTAGCATGACAAGAAACACAACCTTTTAGCGAATACTCTTCTGTACGCACGCCTTGTCTTAATGTTTTGTCACGTTTATGATTCATAAACTCAGGGTGCATTTTACGAATCATAGAGCTGCTTTGATGATACGTCTTACCAGAACTCTTCATTGAGTCAGCTTGAGTGCCCAACGAATGCTCACTGTTAGCATGTGTAAATACACTAGTCACCATCAAACTTAACAATAAAACCATAAATCGATTCATAATTATTCTCTTCAATAAATTGAATTACTCACCTAGACCCATCTGAATATAGCCAGTAGGACATACATCAGCACAAATATGACAACCAATACACTTATTGTAATCAGTATCAACATAGCGACCTAAAGTAGCTTTATCAGCTTTCACTTTAAATACTGCATCCTGTGGACAGTACATGACACAGTTGTCACACTCAAAACATAAACCACAAGACATACAACGTGCCGCTTCTTTTTGCGCCTCTTCTTCAGAATAGCCAATTAAGCGCTCTTCAAAATTACCAAGTACGTTACCCACATCTACTAACTTGTGGTTACGTGCATGACGCTCCTCTTCATCAAAGTGGCCTAAGAATAATTCAGTATGAGAAATGATTGATGCATGGGCGCGATCTTCATAGTTATGAATTGCATAATCTGCAGTATCAGTTGCCTCACCTAATAAACCATCTTCGTAGTCTGAAGGAGAAAGGTCCCACTCGTCAAGCTTTTTGGCAAGATCAAAGTAATGTACATCAACCTTATTACGTGCTCTTTGACCATCACCTGATAAATAATCATTAATACTTTCAGCGGCAATACCGGCTTGGCCAATTGCAGTTGTTAATAGGTGTGGACGAACAACATCACCACATACAAAGAAGCCTGGCTTGTTTGGTACTTGATAGTTTTTGTCAGCATCAATGAAACCATATTCATTAAAGAATGAGTTATCTATACCATCAGCGTCTACTTGCTGACCAATTGCAGATACAATTAGCTCACATTCAACGTCAAATTCAGAACCTTCAATTTGAGTGCTGCCGTCGTTTTCTAAGCGAATGAAGCGCAGTGCAGTTGCACGGCCATCAGCATTCTTAATAACTTCGATAGGGCTTAATTGGCCTTGAATTTCAACACCTTCACGGGTTGCATCATCAATTTCTTCTTGAGCTGCAGGCATGTCGTCAATTGTAGAGCGAGTCGTTAATAGTACGTCAGCACCTAAACGATTAGAAGTATCTACAACATCATGCGCTGTGTCGTTAAAAATGATATGCTCTGGGCGATCTTTTTCAGCAATATTTGTAATATTACCTAAACGACGAGCAACAGATACAACGTCAATTGAAGTATCACCACCGCCAATACAGATTACTTTACCTGTAATGTGTTGCAAACGTCCTTGGTTGTATGCTTCAAGAAATGCAACACCAGATACACAGTTACCTGCATCACCGCCAGGAATAGGCAATGCTCGACCGTTCCATGCACCAATAGCAAATAAAACAGCATCAAATTCTTTTTCAATTTCTTCAATTGATACGTCAACACCAACTTTGGTGTTCATTCTTGTTTCAACGCCAGTAGCGATGATACGCTCCATTTCATAATTCAGAACATCACGTGGTACACGGTAATCAGGGATTCCGTACATCATCATGCCGCCTAATTGGTCAAATTTTTCAAATACTGTCACTGCATGGCCTTGGCGACGAAGTTGTAAAGCTGCCGATAGACCGCCACAACCACCACCAATAATAGCAACTTTCTTGCCAGTATCTGCTGCATTGATTTCAAATGTATAGCCTTCTTCTTTAGCGTTATCTCCAATAAATTGCTCAACTGCATTAATACCAACAGTATCTTCAACTTCATTACGATTACAACCATCTTCACAAGGTGCTGGACATACTCTACCCATAACAGATGGGAAAGGATTTGCGTCAGTTGAACGACGGAATGCGTACTCTTGCCATGTCATGTCACCAGCAGGTTTTTCCATGCCACGAACAATGTCTAACCAGCCACGAATGTTGTGACCACTAGGACATGAACCTTGACAAGGAGGTGTTTGTGTTACATAAGTAGGACACTTGTGTGATGTGTCTTCCTTAAAAATTTTCTGACTATAAGGAACTGCACCTTTATCATCGTCTTCATATAATCTAAAAGTATGATTGTCACCTTTTGTTGGTGCACCGTAAGCATTCTTTTGCATAATAATTCTCCTTGTTTTTATTCAGTTTCTGCTGCTTTCGCTTCAACAGCGTCAGTTGCTTCAATTTGTGGTTTGTCTAAAATAATTGCTGAACTCACCAACTGGTGCACACTAACAATCATGTATGGGTCAAAATCAAATTTAGGCAATACTTTAGTAAATTGTGATTTACAAATGGCGCAAATTGCAGCCAATGTATTAACCCCTTCGTTTATTTCTACTTGTTTGAGCGCCTGCATTCTCGGCATAGCACCCTTAATACGAATCTCCATAAGGTCATCTGTTAAAAGACCGCCGCCGCCACCGCAACAGAATGTAGATTCTTTAATGGTTGATCTTTCCATGTCAACGTAATTATTGCAAACTGCTTTAATAACTTCACGTGGAAGAATAAATTGGCCACCTTCAATACCACCCATGTTGGTTGCGCGAGCTACATTACATGAGTCATGGAAGGTTACCGTATGATCATCGTTTTCAGACTTATCAAAGTTTAACTTACCTCTTTGAATTAAGTCATAGGTATATTCAATAATATGTTGTGGTTGTGGGTAGCGATCATCTAACTGGCTTTGCAACTTCAATGCATATTCATCACCTGATTGTGCACCGGCACCAACGCCGCTTAAGGTGTTCCAAAAACTATAAGCAACACGCCATGCGTGGCCACATTCACCAACCATGACCCGTGACACTTCAAGATCTAATGCTGCTTTACGAATTCTAAGGGCCGCTTTACGCATAATATCGTAAGAACCAATAAACATACCAAAGTTAGCACCTTCAGAGGCGTAAGAACTCATGGTCCAAGAAACACCATCTTGATAAAAAACTTTACCATAGCCAATTAATCCATCAATATGCGGTTCTGCAAAGAAGTCTGCAGAAGGCGTGATGAGTAAAATTTCACTACCTTTAACATCTAATGGATATTTAACAGGTGCACCAAAATCTTCTTCAACTTCTTCTTCCAGATCTAAGAGTGTATCCCTTAAAGCAGGCTCAGGCAAGCCGAGATTATTACCAATGGTAAGCGCTTTACCTAAAATTTGGTTACAATATTTTTGACCAAGGCCAATTGTATCAAGCACTTCACGAGCTGCCATTGAAATTTCAGCCGTGTCAATACCATACGGACAAAATACTGAACAACGACGACATTGTGAACATTGGTGAAAATAGTTATACCAATCATCAACCATTTCATCATCTAACTCTTTAGCGCCGACTAATTTTGGAAAATGCTTACCTGCAAAGGTAAAATAGCGACGATAAACACTTCTGAATAAGTCTTGGCGTGCAACTGGCATATTTTTAGGATCAGATGAGCCTAAAAAATAATGACACTTATCTGTACAAGCACCACATTTAACACAAGAGTCTAAGAAAACTTGTACAGAGCGGTATTTAGATTTAAGATCGCCCATCTTTTCGATAGCAACCTCTTTCCAGTTTTCAACTTTTTCACCAGGAAATCCTAAAGGATTTTGAAATTCATCAACTGATTTAAAAGGACCGTCTCCTTTCATTACATCTGGAGTTAACTCAGGAATTTCGATGTAAGTTGGTAACTTTGGGATATCAAATTCTTTAGCAGCCATGTTATTCGTCCTTACCTAATGTTTGTTCAAGCTTTACAGTATTTTCTTTTTCTTGCTTTAATGCCCAAGAAGAAATATGACGTTTTTTACGTGCGTTATCAACCTGGTTTAGTGTTGGGCTAAAGAATACACCGGGTACATGTAACAATTTTGAAATTGGAAAAATGGCCAACAGCACAAACACCAAAAATAAATGCAATAAAAAATTTATTTCGGTTGGTAAATTAGTCCAATCAAAAACAACCAATCCAGAGGCAAAATCTTTAACCATTATTACGTCAGTATGGTTGTTGGTAAATGTCATTATGGCACCACTAACTCCAATAGTAATTAGCATTAGAAGCATCAAGTAGTCACTTGGTGCTGAAATATAACGAATGCGTGGTACAAAAATACGACGAACCAGCAATCCACCTAAACCAATTATCATCGCGAATGCAGCGTATTTAAAAGGCTGTATTAGTAAAAATATTTCCGGTAAGTCACCAGGAATAAAGTAACGCAAGTGACGAACTAAAACGAGTAGTAAGCCAAAATGGAATAAGAATCCGAAAAGCCAGATCCATTTGTTTGATCGGAAAAGACTTTCAAATAAAGTCACTTCACGGATCATTTTAAAAATTGCACCTGTTTGTGTTAATGGGGTTGGTGCAATTGGAATTTTAAGTGGGACAGGCGTCATCCAAAATTGACGGATCTTTCTAGCCATACCCACGATAAAAATAAATAAGGAAATGTAAAATAAAGCGGTAAATATAATGCTTATTAATGACATATTGCTCTCAAACTAAATGTTTAAAAATAAAAAACATCTGCATAAATGCAGATGTTCAAATGATCTATACCGAACTAGATACAACCAGTTGGCTTCGGAAGACCTGCAAACTTACAACCTTGCTTACCTGGACCATAAGGGAATAAAGTGTAAAGATATTTAGAGTTACCTTTATCTTTACCAAGTTTCTTACCAACTGCTTTAGTCAAAACACGAACAGCTGGTGCAATTTGATATTCTTCAAAATAATCACGTAAAAGATTTAGGACTTCCCAACGTTCCGTATATAAATCAGCGTCTTCATTTTCTAAATCAATTTCATCAGTCTTTCCCATTTCAATTGCAATTTCTCTTGTCCAATCTTTAAGATTTACCAAGAAACCCTCTTCGTCTACATCAACGCCACAAATTTGTGCCATAGTTATACTCCTATTTATTAATTAAATTAAACCCAAGAAACCGCAGTTCCGTGTTTAACAACTAGATCTACAAAACCTGCATAATCAACTAATTTGATATTATCTGCAAGCTTCGAAGAAATTCCTCTCGCCTCAACATCACCCTGAAGTGCAAATACGCGGCCTTGAGTCGCAAGATCAGCAATCATTGATGATTTAGTATTATTCGCCGCGTTAATCACACCATCTTCAATAAATAATATGACACTTGAATCGTCAATTGTACTTAAACAAGATTGTAGTGAATTACGCTCGAAAGATGATTTATTTACTGTATGTAACATATTAAACCTCTCTTAGAAACTCAAGCAAACGTCTTGATCAGACATAATTGCTTTAAGTTCATCATTAGTAACAACTTTTATAGAAGGTTTTTCTTCCCAGTCATCATCTTCATCTTCATACACTAAAGGCATTAAATCAGACTCAGATAAACCTCTTTCCTCTAAAGATTCTTTAGAAACGTAAAGCTTATTGATATCATAATCACCTAGAGCATGAAACGTTTTAGAAAAGTTTTTCATACCAATACCGTCTGTATTTTGACCTTCAACGATTTGATATACACCATCATCCATAAAAGCCAAGGATACATCTTGCTCAAAAGCAGCGGCAATTAACACAACTTCTAATGATTCAATTGCATACACCGTACCAAATGAAGATCGGCGATTTAAATACATAAATTTCTTTGTAGCCATCTTAATCTCCAAATACTACTAAACGATCACTCTGAATACCTGCTTCAATTAACTGGCCTAGGCCAGAAATTCTGAATGCAGGATGAAGGTTGTTTCCTTCAATTGAGTTCTTAGTTGCTTCTGATTCGTCAAGCATTCCTCGACGAAGTGCAGCAGCAATACAAACTACTAATTCAGGTTCACCATCAGCATCTTTAATATTTAAAGAAGCCCAGTTATTTACAACATGGCGATCATCTTGTGGTGGGAAAGTAAAACGAGATGCGTTATTTACACCATCATGGTAGAAAAAAACACGCATAATCTCGTGGCCATTTTCAATTGCCGCTTTGGCAAATTGAAAAGCCGTATCAGAAGCTTGATGCTGGTACGGACCTTCGTTAACTTGAATTGCAAACTTCATCTTAAAATTCCTTAGAAGCGAATGTGTGCAGAAGAGTTAAGCTGGTGACGTGAACCTTTCCAATCATTGATATGGAATTTAGTAAACGGCAATCCAGTCTTCTGGAAGAATGCTGGCCAACCGATACGCTCAACCCACTCTCCAACTCTTTCCCAGTCACGTGCGTCTTCTTTATAAACGCTCAAGATGTTCTTAACAACTGCACCAACTTCCGGCCATCTTGGCGGATTGTTAGGTAGGTTAGAAGCAACTAGCTTATGGAATGAAGGCTTAGATCTCGCATTAGAGTTCTTACCACCAATCCATAAAGCAATCTTAGAATGCTCAGGATCGTTAATCTGCATTGGAGGACAAGGTGGGAAACATGCACCACAACAGATACATTTCTTCTCATCAACTTCTAAAGTAGGCTTACCATTTACCATTGCAGGACGAATCGCAGCAACTGGACAACGGGCAACAACTGTAGGACGCTCACAAACCATAGATACTAAATCATGGTTAATCTTAGGCGGCTTAGTATGCTGGATGTTAAGTGCGATATCACCTTGACCACCACAGTTAATCTGACAACATGAAGTTGTCATATGAACACGGTTAGGCATCTCTTCACGAGTAAATTCTTCGTGCATCTCATCCATTAACGATTTAACAACACCAGAAGCATCAGTACCTGGAATATCACAGTGTAACCAACCTTGAGTATGAGAAATCATTGTTACTGATGGGCCAGTACCACCGACTGGGAAGCCTGCTTCTGTCAATGCTGATACTAATGGTTCAACTTTAGAACCGTCTGCAACCATGAATTCAACATTTGAGCGCATAGTGAAACGAACAAAGCCATCTGCATATTCATCAGCAATATCTGCTAATTTTTTAATTGTATACACGTCCATTTGACGTGCCGTACCACAACGAACAGTGTAAATTTCTTCATTGTTCTTTGAAGTGTGTCGTAAAACACCGGCGCGAGGACGGTCATGATATGCCCATTGACCATAATTACGGCGCATAGTTGGGTGCATGTATTGAATAGGATCTGGACATCCAGATTCGATAGGCATTCTAGGTGCTGCTTTAGCCATTTTTTTACTCCTTGTTATGTAATCAGGTGAATTTAATCACCCAAAAATTATATTCTTTTATTGATTATTAAGCGTTTGCTTCAGCTTTATTTTCAAACCATTTAACAGCTTCTTCGTCCCAATCATCCATACGAACGTATGAAGAAGTACGAGTTTCGTTAATCATGTTTGGATCTACTTTAATGCCAATACCTTCTAAGAAGTTAACAACACCAACACGTTCAATCATTTCACCTGTGCGTTCGTGCTCTAATGCATTTTCAGCAAAGAAGTCAACTACTTCGCCTGCTAAATCTTCGATTGCCTCTAGGTCATCAGCAGTATCCATCTTCATAAATGGAACAACAACAGAACCGAACAAATCACCGATCTTCAATGTACGCTTACCACCCATAATAATCATAACGCCTTTATCATCACCAGTAGCTAAGATAGGCTCAACGTCGCCTTCAGAGATGTACTTATGAGTTAGTGGAGAAGTAACATTTAAACAATGCATACACTTAACACAGTTTTTATTATCAATTGTTAGTGAGTTATCAGCATTTACTTTCATTGCTGAAGTAGGACAACGACCTGTAATATTATCAACTACATAGTCCATTCCTTTATCTTCAACCATTGCTTTCCATAAGTCTTGGTTGATTTTAATATCATCTCTCCAAGTACCGATAGTTGCGAAGTCTGCACGTTGTACTGAGTTCATACAATCGTTAGCACAACCTGAAACTTTAAATTTCATTTTGTATGGTAATGCTGGACGGTGCATATCATCTAAGAATGCATTTACAAGTGTTCTAAGAACTGCTTGCTCATTTACATTTGACATTTCACAACGTGAAGCACCAACACAAGACATACCTGTGCGTACTGCTGGACCTGCACCACCTAAGTCAAAACCGTAATCATTAAACGTGTTAAAGATTGTTTGAGTTGTCTCTTCAGTAGCACCTTGTAACATGATGTCGCCTGACTGACCGTGGAATGCGATTAAGCCAGAACCACCGTTATCAGTAAACATATCACACATATCTCTTAAAAGAGTTGATGTGTAATGCATACCTGCTGGTGGTTGAATACGTAATGTGTGGAATTCGCCTGCAGCAGGGAATTTATAGTCACCATTGTCGTCTTTTAATTCGTTAAAACGTGGAATAATACCGCCACCATAACCGATAACACCAACTGTTCCACCTTTCCAATAACCTTTTTTAGTTACGTAAGATGTTTCAAGTGTACCTAATACATCACGTGCCATATCAGCACCTGCATGGGTATCGTTCGCTAGTCGCTTAAGACCTGTTACAAATGAAGGCCATGGACCGTTTTCCAACTCATCAAGGTTGGGTGTGTTATATAGCTCTTTTGCCATTTTTGTTTCTCCAGTATATTAATAAATCTCAGAAAACACAGTGTTTTAGAGATGTGAACGGGTCAAATTATACTTAAATGCAAGGAAATACCACTGTTTTATAGTGATATCTTCAGCTATCCCTTAGGGGGTATATATAAGTTTTTTAGATAAAAAGTCTACTCTGAGAAGAGTTTTTTTTAAGAGAGGTATTCATGAGTTCGCTTGGCAACACCGCGTCCTTCATCGATTGCCCAAACGACTAAAGACTGGCCACGACGACAATCGCCCGCAGTAAAGATGCCTTCTTGTGATGTTTGATATTGACCATAGTTAGCTTTGTAATTACCTCGATCGTCTAATTCAATTTTCGCATCATCGCTGACATAATGCTCTGGTGACACAAAACCCATTGATAATAATACTAGCTGAGCTTCCCAAGTTTTTTCACTGCCAGAAATTTCAGTTAACTGACCATCATGG
This window harbors:
- the nrfD gene encoding polysulfide reductase NrfD — its product is MSIIRYEQTQGKSLGFYALVAGLGAFILAALGSVYFMEHNGHHVTGMSNHIVWGLPHVFALFLIVAASGALNIASIASVFNKKIYKPLSRLSALVALALLAGGLMVLVLDLGRPDRLIIAMTEYNFGSIFAWNIILYNGFFLIVGIYLWMMFERRMNKYSRKVGIAAFTWRLILTTGTGSIFGFLVARQAYDAVIMAPMFIVMSFSFGLAFFVLVLMASYKWTDRALGDAIVSRLSNLLGVFVAAVLYFVAVYHLGNLYLAENSGVENFVLMDGGIYTQLFWYGQIILGSLIPLALLYSPSTKGNRSMLGLASVLVILGGIAQLYVIIVGGQAYPMELFPGKEILEGYGAIALYAPTLPELMLGLGGLAVAIIAIAFLVKVLPFLPESLADNVADPHHKS
- a CDS encoding 4Fe-4S dicluster domain-containing protein: MDSTINRRDFIKATTATTAGVAALGAGITLTTYANANENPVTNEKRWGMLVDTNRLTESDIDGMVTACQKEHGWGDETHSTGDQKASWIKKIKVKDTATQRISNLALMCQHCEEPPCVDVCPTNASMKREDGIVLVDKHRCIGCRYCMMACPYDARSFVHEDITNQKEHMPRGKGTVESCTMCVHKVDKGGQPACVEAVNSDAVIFGDLLDVTSNIHQTLKRVQSTQIRADLNLNTAVRYSGI
- a CDS encoding sulfur reduction protein DsrJ, which gives rise to MNRFMVLLLSLMVTSVFTHANSEHSLGTQADSMKSSGKTYHQSSSMIRKMHPEFMNHKRDKTLRQGVRTEEYSLKGCVSCHASKKDQSNDYHAIDASEQFCSTCHKKVAISVDCFGCHRTTPAEGDK
- a CDS encoding NAD(P)-binding protein → MQKNAYGAPTKGDNHTFRLYEDDDKGAVPYSQKIFKEDTSHKCPTYVTQTPPCQGSCPSGHNIRGWLDIVRGMEKPAGDMTWQEYAFRRSTDANPFPSVMGRVCPAPCEDGCNRNEVEDTVGINAVEQFIGDNAKEEGYTFEINAADTGKKVAIIGGGCGGLSAALQLRRQGHAVTVFEKFDQLGGMMMYGIPDYRVPRDVLNYEMERIIATGVETRMNTKVGVDVSIEEIEKEFDAVLFAIGAWNGRALPIPGGDAGNCVSGVAFLEAYNQGRLQHITGKVICIGGGDTSIDVVSVARRLGNITNIAEKDRPEHIIFNDTAHDVVDTSNRLGADVLLTTRSTIDDMPAAQEEIDDATREGVEIQGQLSPIEVIKNADGRATALRFIRLENDGSTQIEGSEFDVECELIVSAIGQQVDADGIDNSFFNEYGFIDADKNYQVPNKPGFFVCGDVVRPHLLTTAIGQAGIAAESINDYLSGDGQRARNKVDVHYFDLAKKLDEWDLSPSDYEDGLLGEATDTADYAIHNYEDRAHASIISHTELFLGHFDEEERHARNHKLVDVGNVLGNFEERLIGYSEEEAQKEAARCMSCGLCFECDNCVMYCPQDAVFKVKADKATLGRYVDTDYNKCIGCHICADVCPTGYIQMGLGE
- a CDS encoding (Fe-S)-binding protein yields the protein MAAKEFDIPKLPTYIEIPELTPDVMKGDGPFKSVDEFQNPLGFPGEKVENWKEVAIEKMGDLKSKYRSVQVFLDSCVKCGACTDKCHYFLGSSDPKNMPVARQDLFRSVYRRYFTFAGKHFPKLVGAKELDDEMVDDWYNYFHQCSQCRRCSVFCPYGIDTAEISMAAREVLDTIGLGQKYCNQILGKALTIGNNLGLPEPALRDTLLDLEEEVEEDFGAPVKYPLDVKGSEILLITPSADFFAEPHIDGLIGYGKVFYQDGVSWTMSSYASEGANFGMFIGSYDIMRKAALRIRKAALDLEVSRVMVGECGHAWRVAYSFWNTLSGVGAGAQSGDEYALKLQSQLDDRYPQPQHIIEYTYDLIQRGKLNFDKSENDDHTVTFHDSCNVARATNMGGIEGGQFILPREVIKAVCNNYVDMERSTIKESTFCCGGGGGLLTDDLMEIRIKGAMPRMQALKQVEINEGVNTLAAICAICKSQFTKVLPKFDFDPYMIVSVHQLVSSAIILDKPQIEATDAVEAKAAETE
- a CDS encoding respiratory nitrate reductase subunit gamma; its protein translation is MSLISIIFTALFYISLFIFIVGMARKIRQFWMTPVPLKIPIAPTPLTQTGAIFKMIREVTLFESLFRSNKWIWLFGFLFHFGLLLVLVRHLRYFIPGDLPEIFLLIQPFKYAAFAMIIGLGGLLVRRIFVPRIRYISAPSDYLMLLMLITIGVSGAIMTFTNNHTDVIMVKDFASGLVVFDWTNLPTEINFLLHLFLVFVLLAIFPISKLLHVPGVFFSPTLNQVDNARKKRHISSWALKQEKENTVKLEQTLGKDE
- a CDS encoding TusE/DsrC/DsvC family sulfur relay protein encodes the protein MAQICGVDVDEEGFLVNLKDWTREIAIEMGKTDEIDLENEDADLYTERWEVLNLLRDYFEEYQIAPAVRVLTKAVGKKLGKDKGNSKYLYTLFPYGPGKQGCKFAGLPKPTGCI
- the tusB gene encoding sulfurtransferase complex subunit TusB, whose protein sequence is MLHTVNKSSFERNSLQSCLSTIDDSSVILFIEDGVINAANNTKSSMIADLATQGRVFALQGDVEARGISSKLADNIKLVDYAGFVDLVVKHGTAVSWV
- the tusC gene encoding sulfurtransferase complex subunit TusC codes for the protein MATKKFMYLNRRSSFGTVYAIESLEVVLIAAAFEQDVSLAFMDDGVYQIVEGQNTDGIGMKNFSKTFHALGDYDINKLYVSKESLEERGLSESDLMPLVYEDEDDDWEEKPSIKVVTNDELKAIMSDQDVCLSF
- the tusD gene encoding sulfurtransferase complex subunit TusD, with the protein product MKFAIQVNEGPYQHQASDTAFQFAKAAIENGHEIMRVFFYHDGVNNASRFTFPPQDDRHVVNNWASLNIKDADGEPELVVCIAAALRRGMLDESEATKNSIEGNNLHPAFRISGLGQLIEAGIQSDRLVVFGD
- the dsrB gene encoding dissimilatory-type sulfite reductase subunit beta is translated as MAKAAPRMPIESGCPDPIQYMHPTMRRNYGQWAYHDRPRAGVLRHTSKNNEEIYTVRCGTARQMDVYTIKKLADIADEYADGFVRFTMRSNVEFMVADGSKVEPLVSALTEAGFPVGGTGPSVTMISHTQGWLHCDIPGTDASGVVKSLMDEMHEEFTREEMPNRVHMTTSCCQINCGGQGDIALNIQHTKPPKINHDLVSMVCERPTVVARCPVAAIRPAMVNGKPTLEVDEKKCICCGACFPPCPPMQINDPEHSKIALWIGGKNSNARSKPSFHKLVASNLPNNPPRWPEVGAVVKNILSVYKEDARDWERVGEWVERIGWPAFFQKTGLPFTKFHINDWKGSRHQLNSSAHIRF